The sequence CCtgcatgggggtgggaaggaatggGACTTCCCCCAAGACCCACTAACAGCCAGGCTAGGGAAGCCTGTGAGGAAGAGGGGGGCGGGCCCCAGAGCCAAGCTGGCGGCAGGAGTGAAACATGAGCCCAGAGGCCCCTTTCTGCCTTTCAGCTCAGCTCCATCCCTCCCAGGCTGGGCAGCTGTTGCCTTTGTGTGAGCCCTCCCCCGCCTCCATCTTACctactgaagcagagagagacacatgCTCCACACAGGCAGAGCGGAGGGGGCATGTACAAGATTTCAAGGTTCGGGGTGTGCAGGCAGGGGCTTGCTGGGGTGCCCAGGGTGTGCATGGAGGGTCCACACATGCACCATTCACCTTGGAGAACGGCCAGATCACACTGATATTTCTGCCACCTGCCCCTGACTCAATGCCTCCACCCAACCCATTTGGTTATTCAAAGCCTCTGCTGGCCTTAAGCCAGGCTGGTCCTGAAAGCCAGGTCTGGCCTCACTGCTgtccctgggagggggcaggtcgCTGACTCCCAGCTATTCAGATATCCTCTTCCCCCCAGTACAGGCACAGCTGTGTGCATTACTATGCATGAGCAGGCATGCACCagccaggctgccctggggcagctctcccctatttcccctccccctgcatgcCAGGTGtgcagggcagggatggagggaggagccTGCTGCCTGTCCCAGGGTTAGTTTACACTGGAACTGGCTAGTTGACGTTTCCCCCGTTTTTTATTAGGAGAAGACTCCGGTTCCGACAGAGAAGCTGGCACTGCCCACGCCAGCGCAGAGCTGAGCTGGGAGGATAGCCAGGCAGGAAgcaagtgagcactgtaaacaaCAGGTGGTTTGTTTCCTCTAATACACACAGGGCCTGGCCAGCCAACGCCCACCTCCCTGCAAGCCAAATCCACAGAGACCAACCTGCCAAAGCCAGGTCAGCAGCCTAGGCCTgaatccccctccctgcagctcagctCCCAGCCTCAGGACAAACAGAGTCAGAAGAGATGCCAAGAATTCCCCTGAAGCCCCACAAGCCTCCAACTCCCCTGTCCTGGGGCTTTGACTGTACAAACGAGGGCACATCCATTCCAGACAAAGCAGGCTGAGAAACGCAAACAGAGCAGCCCCAGTACGGCAGAGCACACACCACCCATTAGTTAGGTCCTGTGGCACAGGGCAGATGAGGGAGGCACAAAACGCTGCCTCCTATATGacaagagacaagatgggtgaggtaatatcttctattgaacCAACTTCCACTGGGGAGagttacaagctttcaagctacactgagctcttcctcaggtctgggaaacggaCTCAGGTCTGGTCTgcattacagagttaggttgaggcaaggcagcttatgtcaacctaactataGAAGTGTCTATACTTAAATTTCACTCCTGCCAATGTAACTGCCCCACTATGCTGAATTaaaaactccacctccacgagcggCGTAGAGTCACGGTCGATGTAGTCAgtcgacgcagtgtcagtgtagacattgtGCTGCTCAtgtcgactgttactggctttcaggagcggCCCCACGCTGACAGTATAAATGATACAAGCGCTCCTGGGGAGAACATGCACCACAGACACAAAGCGCAAagcatagaccaggggtcggcaacctttgagaagtggcgTGCCAAGTCTtcagtaatttaaggtttcccatgCCAAAATAAATTGTACATTTACAGGGGCTCctgacagaaccccagactggcagtgggctgaacgGCTCAGCGCGCTGCCGGTCTCGGGTTCCGTCTGCGACCcgcactgctggtctggggttttGTCCGcaggcccctgccagctggggtcccggccgtCCGCCCCGCTCAGCCACTGCCGGCCCAGGGTTCTgtccatccaggccagcagcgggctgaacGGGGCCGAGACCCcactggcaaggggccggcagccggaacccaagaccggcagcaggctgagcggctcagcctgccgccagtctggggttctgtctgccagctcctggcagccggggtcctggccccgctcagcctacTACCGGCTGGGtttccgttcacccaggccggcagctggctgagcggggccggcgtcCGGAACCCGAGacaggctgagtggctcagccagCTGACGGTCTGGAGTTCCGGccaccggctcctgccagctggggtcctggccgtcagccccgctcagcccgctgccagcttgggtttccgttcacccaggccggcagcaggatgagcggggctggcagccgggaccccagaccggcagcacaggcggcagatggaaccccaggccagcagagcACTAaaccgctcagcccgctgccggcctggagtTCCAGCCATTCAGGCCAGCAGCGAGTTGAGctgggctgggaccccggctggcaaggggccggcggcCAGAACCCTACACCAGCAGCTGGCTTTGTGGGgccggcagacggaaccccagacaggcggcgggctgagcagctcagccagcTGATGGTCTGGAGTTCcggccgccggctcctgccagccggggtcctggccgtcagccccactcagcccactgccagcctaggATTCCGTTCACCCAAgcaggcagggggctgagcggggccggtggctgggaccccggctggcagcagcgtgccagtaaaaatcggctcacgtgccgCTTTTGGaacacgtgccgtaggttgccgacccctggcatagacACACACAAGCAAAGTAATTACTTGTGGTAGCTCtataattctgtagtgtagacatggcctcagagtGTCACCGCTAAATACAAGaatgaacagattgtttagcataagtcattaacaggccacttcaccttgaatgatgcCTTGAAATATGtaactacttacgctaaacaatctgttccaccttgtacttagtagtgacactctgagtatgttttccagacctgaagaagagcttgtctctctcaccaagagaagttggtccaataaaagatattacctcccccaccttgtctctctaatgtcctagGACCAATAtgactacaacactgcatacatcctATATGACGAGACAGTCTAAGAGGGATCATGGATTCTCTTTTCCTTCTTCTCCTAAGCTGTTGAGCAGCATTGCAATGTCCTGTTTGATAAGCTGCACCATCCCACACCAGACGTGGCTGCATTCAAGCAGTGGCTAAAGAGAATTTATAAGAAACAACTCACAAAACAAGCTGTCCAGCATCAGGCTATGAACCTACCAACTCCTCCACATGCCACATTCTACACAAACTTTATCCACAACAAGGAGGAAGTGGAATTGGGAGGGGTGCAAATACAAACCAGAATTAGAAGACAGGTAGAGACTTCAGTCTAAGGAAAGTTGGAAGAGACTGGGGCTGTTTAGTTCAGATAAGGGACATCGGAGAGTTACACAAAATAGTAACTGGCATAGAGAAGGCAGACTGGGGACTCCATTTACCCCCAAAGTTGATGCAGGAACAAAGAGACATTGAGTGAAATTAAAGAGGCAATACATTTAACACCAAAgaaaggaaacaagcactgaattagtctgtggaactcacttcCACAAGCTATGACTGGGGACAAGAGCCTAGCAGGATTCACAAAAGGGCTGGACACATCTGTGGATAATGGGAACATGTCCAGGTATGTCAGACAGGAGAAGAGGCTATAAGGGATGCAGACTCTTCAGCCTCAGGGCACAACCCAGCCCCTAAGGGAGCAGGGGGTTCCTCATGGGCAGAACATAGTCCTCCACACTGGAGTTTCTTGTGCCTTCCCTTAAACCATCTGAGCCACTCCCAGAGGCAGGGCATAGGGCTGGAGAGGCACAGCTTGGGTCTGGGCTGGCAGCCCACAGGGCTGTTCCACAGACTGAAAGTTGTTGCATTTGGGGAGCTTTCCTGGCTTGCTTGctgcaaaaagaatttttttctccAACTGGGGCACACACTATCCCAGGGCAGAGTCCTGGGGATGCCAGCCTGCTCAAAGCCCTTGAGCCCTCCAGCTCCCCCACTTGTATCCTGtgcccccagaactcccctgGACCCTAACCCTGCAACCAACCTCCCCATGGTCACAGCAACCAttgccccttcccttccagcaTACCCCTTTGCCCCCTCACTCATGCCTCAGCCTACATATCACACCCCCAGTCCTGCACCATCACACCTCCAATTACACCATAGTTACACCAACCATAGCTTCCCCCCTTACTCCTACTCCAGCTCCCATGTTCCTCCCCGACACCCCACTCCTAACCCAGAGCCATCCCCATCCCCTTAGCTTTCCATATCCCAGTaccccacacaccctgcctgtGCCCCCATCCCATACACTTAGCTCAAGTTCCCCTACTTGTACCCCAGCTACCCATGCTCCTCTCTCTTGGCCCCCTgtactcttccctcccccataaTCAGCCCCTCCCgctgagtcacagagtttaaggccagatcatgtaatctcctgtatatcacaggccaccagcaccaccccaCCCCGCATACTAAACCCAACAATCCCTTCCCTGGCCCATGCattcccgccgccccccccgccaacTCTCACCTGTCGCTGTCCCCCTGGGACAGCCCCCGCCGGGTCCCCGATGCCCAGGGCGCTCTCCACGGTTCCCTTCTGCATTTCTCTCAGCagtcccagctccaggatccCGGCCAGGCTGGCCTGAAGCCGCTCCCCGATCCGCACTCGGTCGCTCCCGGACCAGAGGGAGGGCGGCACAGCTCTGCGGGCCATGAGGACCGCCGGGGCAAGCGACACCGAtcagcggggtgggggtgggggcttgcaCCGGGGAAGGGACTGGGGGCGCAGCTCCTGGGGAGGTACATACACCGGGAATaggaaaaaaatagaactgggGGCAGTGTATGCACCAGGGGCAGGATCGACTAGGCGAGGAAGGAGGTGCAGCAACCAGGACTCACCGGGTACAGCAGCTGCAGAGGGAAGTGTGCACCGCAAGCAGGAGCAGGATGCCGGGAGGGGGGTAAATTGCATGCACGGGGCAGGATGGGTGGGAGAGTAAATTACATCCACCAGCAGCAGGGGTGCTGGTAAGTCGCATGCACCGGGAGTAGGCTGGGGGATGATAAGTTGGATGCACCATGGGGGAGCTGGACGCACAGAGGCAACCCCCAGAAGCCGCCACCGGCTCCTCTTGCCAGGGACTTTCAGCACACACAGCAGCTCAAACAAAGGGGCTGGTTTTGAAAGAGTCacgtgggggcggggccaaaggCCCCGGGCTCCTGATTGGGTCCGACCCGGGCAAAACATTTCGTAGAACGAAGTGAGGATCAAAGGGGAGTAGACGGTAAATCCtgtatcccctcccccccccccgtgcaccaGGGGGCCAAAAACCCATTAGACCCTCCCTCAAATGCACTATGGGGCAAATACCCGCAAACACACCCCGAGGGGTAAAAtaaccccactgcaccccccagAATACAGCATAGGGGGCACAGGCCCCCATTACCCCATGGGAGGGTGAAATGCCATCCAAATCCTGCGAGGGGCCAATGTCCCCAAATCCTTCCCCCAGTGAGGGGCAGATTCTCCCCCAAATATAGCCCCAGCTCCCTTGGGGACAGGTCACTTCCCCATGCCCCGGACCAGCGACACCTCCCATAGCAGCCCCGGGCCCGACCCCACCTTGGCCGGCGGGGGGAGTGGGCCTTGGGAGTGACTGTGAGTCCGTGCCTGGGCTTGTTCgtccattctctctccccctcttccaCCCCGGGGCCCAGCCATGTGGGCTCCTGCTTGCGGCTCTTTACGGAGCCAGGCAAAGGGATTCAATAACCATGCGGCCGAATTCCCCTCTAGCCGCTGGACGTGCATGGGGTGTCGGAGGTGGGGGCACCGCAGGGGGCAGGGGCAACTAATACACCTCCCTCTTTATCGCACATCCATGGGTGGCGGGGACAATTAACAGATCCCCCTCTATCCCCATCATAGGGGGCAATTAACTGACCCCTCTACCATAGAGAGCAGGGGTAATTAACAGACTCCTCTCTACCCCCCATCCATGTGGGGCATGGGCAATTAACAAGACCCCTCGGCCCCTCTGTTCCCCCATCTTAGAGGACAGGGGCAATTAACAGATAACCGCTTCCATCCCCATCATGGGGGGGGGGTACAGTTAACAGACTCCCTCTTCTCTGAGCAGAAGCAAAATCAGCCCATAGAGAAGAAaaaccctccccccgcttcagtgccctgctccccaccaggAGCCCCCAGTCCCGTCAGGGCCCTTGCGCTCCCCAGTAGCAGCAGGGACCTGGCCTTAGGGATTCCCCCGCGGGCGGGGCGAGTTGCAGGGGGATCCTGCTGCAGCTGGAGCAGCGCTGCGGCGCAAGCGGCGCTATTTAAAGGGCTCCGGGGGGTAGGCGAGCCCCGCTCAGCACCCTGCAAGATGCTGCCAGTTACCAGCAACCGGGAGCCCCGCGCTCCCTTCAAGCAGCGGAAATGCTTCGGTGAGAGAGGAGCCCCTGGGCGGGTCCCTGCAGGGAGAGACTGGTTAATTCGAGGGTAGGGCGTCCCCTGTGGGGAAGCCCCTGGGCGGACCTCGGGGTGCCCTGCCCTCTTCCCCTCTGTGGGCTCGGAGCggagagcccccccgccccaggagctaaacaagggggctggactggagctCCCCCTGCATCTGGGGTGCGGGGAGACCTGCTCCGGGCTGGCtgcctgtccctgccccacccccggcGGGGGGCCGGCCCGGCCCGGATGGTCCGTCTGAGTATCCAGATCTCAAAGGGTGCTGCCCGCGCGGGGTCTCTCACGATTTTCAGGGGTCTCTGCTGGGGGAAGCCTTGGCTCGGCCCCCGTGACTGTGACCCTCCTTCCCGGGTCCGCTTCTCATTCCAGCTACTAGGAAACGCGAAGTAGCCGCGGTCCGCTCCAAGTTCCCCAGCAAACTCCCGGTGAGTGGGCAGGGCGACCGCTTGGCGGGAGGAGGTAGGGCGTGGGGGGCGCTTAGCGTGTAGCCTGGGGCCAAGGACACCAGCCACTGCGTGGGAAATAGTCCCtcacctcttctcttccccccccccactccgcaggtgcagggaaagggttgggggggggtgcccATCTCAGCAGCGTGGCCTCAGGGAGGGGTGctgcctccctccctttcccacgTGTCTGTTTTCCAGGTGATCCTGGAGCGGTACCCCAAGGAAAAGGTGCTGCCAGCATTGGATAGAACCAAGTTCCTGGTCCCTCAGGAGCTGACCATGGGGCAGTTTGTGACCATTATCCGGTAAGAGAAGAGAGGAGGTGTGTGATTGGAGGTGGGGGTCTGGCTTGGTATTGCACCCTTGGTGTCTGTGCCCCAGGTGCTGCTTCTGTCTCTGACCTGAGACACCATAGGGGGGGTGCTGTGACCTGGGCAGTCATTAGCCCCCTTAGGATGCCCCTGGCTGTGTTTCAGGGGTGCCATACAGCTTTGGGAGAGGTGCTACCAAAGGCTAATGCAGAGACTGCAGCTCTCTGAACAGCCCTTTCTTGTTCCAGGATGCCCTGGGTAGGGGACCCCTGTTCTCCTTGGCTGCTGTTGTGGGTTAAGTGCAGGGGTGGCTGTGAGCAAGTACAGGCAATGCCCAGGTAGTGCAGTTCCCCCCTGGGCAAGGCAGGCAGTGGGTGCTCTCAGGGGAGACCAGTCAGTGCTTTCCCTTCTTACCTTCAGATGGGACTCAGCTCTCCTGCCTTCTTGCTTCTCCAGGAACAGGATGGCCCTCAGCTCTACCCAGTCGTTCTACTTGCTGGTGGATGGTAGCCGGAGCCTGGTCAGCATGTCACTCACCATgactgaggtgtacacactaaaCCGAGATGAGGACGGGTTCCTCTACATGACCTACGCCTCCCAGGAGATGTTTGGCTAAGGCCACTGGTTGCCTCGGACTCCTGGTCTTCTGAGAGGAGCCATTCTTGCCCATTCTAATGTTGCTGCTTGGTAAATGGTGTCATCCCACCCCCTCCGGTCAGAGTAGGAATGATATTCCTACCTGGCCAGTGGGGCATCTACCCTGGTGTGCTGAGATGCCAAGGAACCTGCccatttccttccttccccaggtGGGTGCCTGGGTAGACTTGCTTCAAAGGGAAAGATCTGACTCCAGAGTGAGGGCCCCTTTAGCTCAGAGCAAGTGCTTTCACCCTGTGTCATGCGGTGCCCATGGGATGGTCCTTTCTGTGTTGTGGGGATAGTCACACCCACCAGTCTCTTGCACTGGTGCCAGTGTGattctctcacccccccccccgtgagacCAATAGGACCCCATTGCTTAAGGGGTGGTGTTGTAGGACACTGCTCAGTGCTGGCTCCGAGTTCCTGCTGCACCACCTGGGGCTGCTAAAGCCCAGCCTGTTCCCTCTGACCTTGGGATAGAACTCTCATGGTAGTAGCTTTTGGAATAAGAGGAAGTAAACTTATCTTCCAGCAACTTTCCTAGCCCCAATGCTGACCCACTGGAGACCCTTCACCTCCCTGAACAGGGGTGAACCTCCTCCTCGAGGGCAGCCCTAGCTGTGGGGTAGACTGGTTCTCTTGTAAGGGAGGTTGAGTGGTGCAGGAGGGAAGGTAATCCTGCACATGGAATAAGCGTGGTCTGTCCTTTAGACTGCACATGTGTTCTCTTTAGAAGCATACCCTGTAACCACTAGTTAACCGTTAAACATGTTTCTGTAAATGCTTGTCTGTGTGAAATGGGACTGGCAATCCAATCCAGCATGGCTAAGCCACTGCAGTTGCTGAGAGTAATGACTGCACTGAGAGCTCCCCTGCCAGGTGCAAGCAGCTCATGCCACCAGTCAGTAGAGAGGCCTGAGGGGAGTGCACTAGTTACAGCTGTATTTAGAGCACATGGTCCCTTGGGCCTGTTATCTTGGTGCAAATAACCTGTCCTGGATGGGAGGTTCTGTGCTGTGGTAACCCTGTCCTGGACCCACAACTGCTTAGCAGGCCCCAGTCTGAGCATTGTTTAGCTGGTGTGGTGTACTTTCCTCTCCAGTGCTGCGTAAAAGCTCTTGGATGCCGTGCTGGAAGCCTGTCTTCATTTCAGACAGATTACAGGCTGCTTTCTGCTGGCGGCTGTCACTGATTCGGCAGTGGGCAAAGGAAAGCTGGGTTAAAAAGGCCTGTGTTATCTAAGCACCCAAAGCTTCTAAAGGTgtagagcaggagggggctgagatAGCAGCTAGTGTCTTTCCTGCTCCCTACAACGTGTGCATATACCAGGACCTCTCCTTCCATTGCTGCTGGGAAGACTGATTTATTGCAGGGAGGGGAAGCATCTGTTCTCATGTTCTGGGAACATGCTCGAGGAGGCTGGAGCATCCACTAAATAGGCAGTTCCTGTTCTGTACCC is a genomic window of Chrysemys picta bellii isolate R12L10 chromosome 7, ASM1138683v2, whole genome shotgun sequence containing:
- the LOC101945912 gene encoding microtubule-associated proteins 1A/1B light chain 3C-like encodes the protein MLPVTSNREPRAPFKQRKCFATRKREVAAVRSKFPSKLPVILERYPKEKVLPALDRTKFLVPQELTMGQFVTIIRNRMALSSTQSFYLLVDGSRSLVSMSLTMTEVYTLNRDEDGFLYMTYASQEMFG